A stretch of Burkholderia sp. HI2500 DNA encodes these proteins:
- a CDS encoding hydrolase, whose protein sequence is MSNPKLEVLTPHNSQLIFIDQQPQMAFGVQSIDRQTLKNNVVGLAKAAKVFNIPTTITTVESDSFSGHTYPELLDVFPNQKTLERTSMNSWDDQKVRDALAANGRKKVIVSGLWTEVCNTTFALCAMLEGDYEIYMVADASGGTTQAAHDFAMQRMVQAGVVPVTWQQVLLEWQRDWAHRETYDAVMAIAKEHSGAYGMGVDYAYTMVHKAAPRTATPHESIAPVPAK, encoded by the coding sequence ATGAGCAACCCGAAGCTTGAAGTACTTACCCCGCACAACAGCCAACTGATCTTCATCGATCAGCAGCCGCAGATGGCGTTCGGCGTGCAGTCGATCGATCGCCAGACGCTGAAGAACAACGTCGTCGGGCTCGCGAAGGCCGCGAAGGTCTTCAACATCCCGACCACGATCACGACGGTCGAAAGCGACAGCTTCTCCGGTCACACGTATCCGGAGCTGCTCGACGTGTTCCCGAACCAGAAGACGCTGGAACGCACGTCGATGAATTCGTGGGACGACCAGAAGGTGCGCGACGCGCTGGCCGCAAACGGCCGCAAGAAGGTGATCGTGTCCGGTCTGTGGACCGAAGTCTGCAACACGACGTTCGCGCTGTGCGCGATGCTCGAAGGCGACTACGAAATCTACATGGTCGCCGACGCATCGGGCGGCACCACGCAGGCCGCGCACGACTTCGCGATGCAGCGCATGGTGCAGGCGGGCGTCGTGCCCGTCACGTGGCAGCAGGTGCTGCTCGAGTGGCAGCGCGACTGGGCGCACCGCGAGACGTACGACGCCGTGATGGCGATCGCGAAGGAGCATTCGGGCGCGTACGGGATGGGCGTCGACTACGCGTACACGATGGTCCACAAGGCCGCGCCGCGCACCGCGACGCCGCACGAGTCGATCGCGCCCGTTCCGGCGAAGTAA
- a CDS encoding DUF1427 family protein, translated as MEPYLVSLGAGLLIGVIYSAIKVRSPAPPLIALVGLLGMLIGVQALPTVKQLLGF; from the coding sequence ATGGAACCTTATCTGGTTTCCCTTGGTGCGGGCCTGCTGATCGGTGTGATTTACAGCGCCATCAAGGTTCGCTCTCCCGCACCGCCGCTGATTGCGCTGGTCGGGTTGCTCGGCATGCTGATTGGCGTGCAGGCGTTGCCCACCGTGAAACAGCTGCTTGGCTTCTGA
- a CDS encoding amidohydrolase gives MTATVTQPDLILHNGRFTTLDRANPVATAVAIAAGRFVAVGSDADVMPLAGRATKVVDLGGRGVLPGLIDNHCHVIRGGLNYNMELRWDGVPSLAVAMEMLKRQVAVTPAPQWVRVVGGFTEHQFVEKRLPTIDELNAAAPDTPVFILHLYDRALLNAAALRVVGYTKDTPEPPGGTIVRDAAGNPTGLLLANPNATILYATLARGPKLPFEYQYNSTRHFMRELNRLGVTGVIDAGGGSQNYPDDYEVIRKLHDSGEMTIRIAYNLFTQKPNAEKEDFVNWTKSVKYHDGTDYFRNNGAGEMLAFSAADFEDFRVARPDLPDQMEDDLEGVVRVLAENRWPWRMHATYDETISRALDVFEKVNQDIPLDGLNWFFDHAETITEKSMDRIAALGGGIAVQHRMAYQGEYFVERYGAQAAEATPPVAKMLGKGLKVSAGTDATRVASYNPWVSLAWLVTGKTVGGMRMYPQRNLLDRETALRMWTEYVTWFSNEEGKKGRVAVGQLADLVVPDRDFFACAEDDIAGTTALLTVVGGKIVWGAGPFESYDAPIPPAMPDWSPVREFGGYGGWGATQRAGAPLQRAAAAAMCGCANACNVHQHAHASAWASALPTSDAKGFWGAFGCSCWAV, from the coding sequence ATGACCGCAACCGTGACCCAACCGGATCTGATCCTGCATAACGGAAGATTCACGACGCTCGACCGCGCGAACCCCGTCGCGACGGCGGTCGCGATTGCCGCCGGCCGCTTCGTCGCCGTCGGCAGCGACGCGGATGTGATGCCGCTCGCGGGCCGCGCGACGAAGGTGGTCGATCTCGGCGGCCGTGGCGTGCTGCCGGGTCTGATCGACAACCACTGCCACGTGATTCGCGGTGGACTGAACTACAACATGGAACTGCGGTGGGACGGCGTGCCCTCGCTCGCGGTCGCGATGGAAATGCTCAAGCGCCAGGTGGCCGTGACGCCCGCGCCGCAGTGGGTCCGCGTGGTCGGTGGCTTCACCGAGCATCAATTCGTGGAGAAACGGCTTCCGACGATCGACGAACTCAATGCCGCCGCGCCGGACACCCCGGTGTTCATCCTGCACCTGTACGATCGCGCGCTGCTGAACGCGGCCGCGCTGCGGGTGGTCGGCTACACGAAGGACACGCCGGAGCCGCCGGGTGGGACCATCGTTCGCGATGCCGCCGGCAACCCGACCGGCCTGCTGCTTGCGAACCCGAACGCGACGATCCTCTACGCGACGCTCGCGAGGGGCCCGAAGCTGCCGTTCGAGTATCAGTACAATTCGACGCGCCATTTCATGCGCGAGCTGAACCGGCTCGGCGTGACGGGCGTGATCGACGCGGGCGGCGGCTCGCAGAATTATCCCGACGACTACGAGGTGATCCGCAAGTTGCACGACTCGGGCGAGATGACGATCCGGATCGCCTACAACCTGTTCACGCAGAAGCCGAACGCGGAGAAGGAAGACTTCGTGAACTGGACGAAGAGCGTCAAGTACCACGACGGAACCGACTACTTCCGCAATAACGGCGCGGGCGAGATGCTGGCGTTTTCCGCGGCCGACTTCGAAGACTTCCGGGTGGCACGCCCGGACCTGCCCGACCAGATGGAGGATGATCTCGAAGGCGTGGTGCGCGTGCTCGCGGAAAACCGTTGGCCGTGGCGCATGCACGCGACCTATGACGAGACCATCAGCCGCGCGCTCGACGTGTTCGAAAAAGTGAACCAGGACATCCCGCTCGACGGGCTGAACTGGTTCTTCGATCATGCGGAAACCATCACCGAGAAATCGATGGACCGGATCGCCGCGCTCGGCGGCGGCATCGCGGTGCAGCACCGGATGGCGTACCAGGGCGAATACTTCGTCGAGCGCTACGGCGCGCAAGCCGCGGAGGCCACACCGCCCGTGGCGAAGATGCTCGGCAAGGGACTCAAGGTCTCGGCCGGCACCGACGCGACCCGCGTCGCGTCGTACAACCCGTGGGTGTCGCTCGCATGGCTCGTCACCGGCAAGACGGTCGGCGGGATGCGGATGTATCCGCAGCGCAACCTGCTCGATCGGGAGACGGCACTGCGCATGTGGACCGAGTACGTGACGTGGTTCTCGAACGAGGAGGGCAAGAAAGGGCGCGTCGCGGTGGGGCAGCTGGCCGACCTGGTGGTCCCGGATCGCGATTTCTTCGCGTGTGCCGAGGACGACATCGCCGGCACGACGGCGTTGCTGACGGTCGTGGGCGGAAAGATCGTGTGGGGCGCGGGGCCGTTCGAGTCGTACGATGCACCGATCCCGCCCGCGATGCCCGACTGGTCGCCCGTGCGTGAGTTCGGCGGCTATGGCGGCTGGGGGGCGACGCAGCGCGCCGGCGCGCCGCTGCAACGGGCGGCCGCCGCTGCGATGTGCGGTTGCGCGAACGCATGCAACGTTCACCAGCATGCGCATGCGAGCGCATGGGCAAGTGCGCTACCGACGTCCGACGCAAAGGGCTTCTGGGGCGCGTTCGGGTGCTCCTGCTGGGCGGTCTGA
- a CDS encoding helix-turn-helix domain-containing protein — MSDSVTAAPAVSPPPPPKDTLGCVASLLSKDVETATGGLRLHRKCMREAHVEHIDMPACDRGFLVGVSLAAGHRRTLYGRAGASERRFQHHSIYIRDFSRHFHADLYGNFDFVLVELPHAYLERVGPEHGGQAIGGLTCRPDVRDPVLGHLAHAVAGSLDAPGPLNALFIEQVGLAIGTHLVRRYGNARTRELDHKGSLSPAKLARAQELLLEKADLGVSIEEVANECDLSRGYFIRAFSRTTGRTPHQWLLEQRVTRARELIETSDMTLADIAIACGFADQSHLNRIFARIVGHPPGAWRRARSR, encoded by the coding sequence ATGTCAGACTCCGTTACCGCAGCGCCGGCGGTATCCCCGCCCCCACCGCCGAAGGACACGCTCGGCTGCGTGGCCAGCCTGCTGTCGAAGGATGTCGAGACCGCCACCGGCGGCCTGCGGCTTCACCGCAAATGCATGCGCGAAGCGCACGTGGAACACATCGACATGCCCGCGTGCGACCGCGGCTTCCTGGTCGGCGTATCGCTGGCCGCCGGCCATCGCCGCACGCTCTACGGGCGCGCCGGCGCGAGCGAGCGCCGGTTCCAGCATCACTCGATCTACATTCGCGATTTCTCGCGCCACTTCCATGCGGACCTGTACGGCAACTTCGACTTCGTGCTGGTCGAGCTGCCGCATGCGTATCTCGAGCGCGTCGGCCCGGAGCACGGCGGGCAGGCAATCGGCGGCCTCACGTGCCGCCCCGACGTGCGTGATCCGGTGCTCGGCCATCTCGCGCACGCGGTGGCCGGCAGCCTCGACGCGCCCGGCCCGCTGAACGCGCTGTTCATCGAGCAGGTGGGGCTCGCGATCGGCACGCACCTCGTGCGCCGTTACGGCAACGCGCGCACGCGCGAACTCGACCACAAGGGCAGCCTGTCGCCGGCGAAACTGGCGCGCGCGCAGGAGCTGTTGCTGGAAAAGGCGGATCTCGGCGTATCGATCGAGGAAGTGGCGAACGAATGCGACCTGTCGCGCGGCTACTTCATCCGCGCGTTCTCGCGCACCACCGGCCGCACGCCGCACCAGTGGCTGCTCGAACAGCGCGTGACGCGTGCGCGCGAACTGATCGAGACGTCCGACATGACGCTCGCCGACATCGCGATCGCGTGCGGCTTCGCGGACCAGAGCCATCTGAACCGCATCTTCGCGCGGATCGTCGGCCATCCGCCCGGCGCGTGGCGGCGCGCACGCTCGCGCTGA
- a CDS encoding ATP-binding protein encodes MIQIGTLSVDFEQRDIRRQGASLRIGARALDILEVLHRASGAVVSKDDIMDAVWPGLIVEENRLQVHVATLRKALGTSRDLIKTVPGRGYLLVACASPGPEPMPAADTPAAVPTVPSALPTDAHASSLPAPLAGRDAEIAPLVGRDAEIAQIVEMLERTPVVTLVGAGGIGKTSLAVRVAHAVRSRSRERVLFVELARAGTRADMLIAVAAELGLDTQRVPAIEDIGAAFAASRYLLVFDNAEHIVDLVASLVETLTSCAGSLRVLVTSREPLHISAEAVLRLSPLAVPDDDARTDEIVRCSAVELFLERVRTAAPDCPVDEAGMRLIADICRRLDGLPLAIELAAARVATLGLAVVASRLDDRLNLLTGGLRSALPRHQTLRATFDWSYVLLDPAARALFRRMGCFIGPFTFDAAHAVATEPGTSAADMIAVLGELVAKSLVTVEFHGASARYRLTESTRAYALEKLHNEGEFERIAARHARYEREQGHEREHAHAAASVDAARRDDGVTETPNDASADAVTGALNDVTAGAVTTAPNDAPADPSTDAPVLAADATPVPEADRLARALLEPARMHECAARARQVLDAFDTAAADPVDAAREMRLRAACASALLHTDGDAVAAAAMWDRTLGLAAQVGDDTFDARALVGQWHTMLTLSDIHESLRYATRFERAAERRGDRSQRLLANAMVATSLHYFGEHAQARERLEAATAELGAVGEPPCAQAALGVDMTTLARTMLTRLVWMQGDPDHAMRIAAQAVECARRGPSALALCVVLGAAAVPIALRYGDHDITSDYLATLRATASAHGFDIWRNHAECLTGQFDIQAGHPGAGLARLEPALRRVEASGFRRLLAPLNVAYAEGLVRVGRASEARMRLDATLARCRAHGEHLFVPELLRVTGVAMLEQARSAAPDVALAYEADGHRHLQMAIQTANGQGAAMWALRGALDLADHLIERGRTAHASTLVAGVARHFDPHSRAHDVRRLLRVQNFVRQDAPSPPSRTRARHDAADAAQQAA; translated from the coding sequence ATGATCCAGATCGGAACGTTGTCGGTGGATTTCGAGCAGCGCGACATTCGCCGTCAGGGCGCGTCGTTGCGCATCGGTGCACGCGCGCTCGACATTCTCGAAGTGCTGCACCGCGCGAGCGGGGCGGTCGTGTCGAAAGACGACATCATGGACGCGGTCTGGCCCGGGCTGATCGTCGAGGAAAACCGCCTTCAGGTGCATGTGGCGACGCTGCGCAAGGCGCTCGGCACGAGCCGCGATCTGATCAAGACGGTGCCCGGGCGCGGCTACCTGCTGGTCGCGTGCGCGTCGCCGGGCCCGGAACCCATGCCCGCGGCCGACACGCCGGCCGCCGTACCGACCGTACCTTCCGCCCTACCGACCGATGCCCACGCGTCGTCGCTGCCCGCGCCGCTCGCCGGACGCGACGCCGAAATCGCGCCGCTCGTCGGACGCGACGCCGAAATCGCGCAGATCGTCGAGATGCTCGAACGCACGCCGGTCGTCACGCTCGTCGGCGCGGGCGGGATCGGCAAGACGAGCCTCGCCGTACGCGTGGCCCACGCGGTGCGCAGCCGCTCGCGCGAGCGCGTGCTGTTCGTGGAGCTGGCGCGCGCGGGGACGCGCGCCGACATGCTGATCGCCGTCGCGGCCGAGCTCGGCCTGGACACGCAGCGCGTGCCCGCCATCGAGGACATCGGCGCCGCATTCGCGGCGTCGCGCTACCTGCTCGTGTTCGACAATGCCGAGCACATCGTCGACCTCGTCGCGAGCCTCGTCGAAACGCTGACGTCGTGCGCCGGCTCGCTGCGCGTCCTCGTGACGAGCCGCGAGCCGCTGCATATCTCGGCCGAAGCGGTGTTGCGCTTGAGCCCGCTCGCGGTGCCCGACGACGACGCGCGCACCGACGAGATCGTTCGTTGTTCCGCCGTCGAGCTGTTCCTGGAACGGGTTCGCACGGCCGCGCCGGATTGTCCGGTCGACGAAGCCGGCATGCGGCTGATCGCCGATATCTGCCGGCGACTCGACGGGCTGCCGCTCGCGATCGAACTGGCCGCGGCGCGCGTCGCGACGCTCGGGCTCGCGGTCGTCGCGTCGCGGCTGGACGACCGGCTGAACCTGCTGACCGGCGGGCTGCGCTCGGCGCTGCCGCGTCATCAGACGCTGCGGGCGACGTTCGACTGGAGCTACGTGCTGCTCGACCCGGCCGCGCGTGCGCTGTTCCGCCGGATGGGATGCTTCATCGGGCCGTTTACGTTCGATGCCGCGCACGCGGTCGCCACCGAGCCCGGCACATCGGCCGCGGACATGATCGCGGTGCTCGGCGAACTGGTCGCGAAGTCGCTGGTGACCGTCGAGTTCCACGGCGCATCGGCGCGGTACCGGCTGACCGAATCGACGCGTGCGTATGCGCTGGAAAAACTGCACAACGAGGGCGAGTTCGAGCGCATCGCGGCGCGTCACGCACGATACGAGCGTGAGCAAGGGCATGAACGCGAGCACGCGCACGCGGCGGCGAGCGTGGACGCCGCGCGGCGCGACGATGGGGTCACCGAAACACCGAACGACGCATCAGCGGATGCGGTCACCGGGGCACTGAACGACGTAACAGCCGGTGCGGTCACGACAGCGCCGAACGACGCACCAGCCGATCCATCAACCGACGCGCCCGTCCTGGCCGCCGACGCAACGCCCGTGCCCGAAGCGGACCGCCTGGCGCGCGCGCTGCTGGAGCCGGCACGGATGCACGAGTGCGCGGCGCGGGCGCGCCAGGTGCTCGACGCTTTCGACACGGCGGCGGCCGACCCGGTCGATGCCGCGCGCGAGATGCGGTTGCGCGCGGCCTGCGCGTCGGCACTGCTGCATACGGACGGCGACGCCGTGGCCGCGGCCGCGATGTGGGACCGCACGCTCGGTCTTGCCGCCCAGGTCGGCGACGATACGTTCGATGCGCGCGCGCTGGTCGGGCAGTGGCATACGATGCTGACGCTGTCGGACATTCACGAATCGCTGCGCTACGCGACACGCTTCGAGCGCGCGGCCGAGCGGCGCGGCGACCGCTCGCAGCGGCTCCTGGCCAACGCGATGGTCGCAACGTCGCTGCACTACTTCGGCGAGCACGCGCAGGCGCGCGAGCGGCTCGAGGCGGCGACGGCCGAACTCGGCGCGGTGGGCGAGCCGCCGTGCGCGCAGGCAGCGCTCGGCGTCGACATGACGACGCTCGCGCGCACGATGCTCACGCGGCTCGTGTGGATGCAGGGCGACCCCGACCATGCAATGCGCATCGCCGCGCAAGCGGTCGAGTGCGCGCGCCGCGGCCCGTCCGCGCTCGCGCTTTGCGTGGTGCTGGGGGCGGCCGCCGTGCCGATCGCACTGCGCTACGGCGACCACGACATCACGTCCGACTATCTCGCGACGCTGCGCGCGACCGCGAGCGCGCACGGCTTCGACATCTGGCGCAATCACGCGGAATGCCTGACCGGCCAGTTCGACATCCAGGCCGGTCATCCCGGCGCGGGCCTCGCGCGGCTCGAACCCGCGCTGCGGCGTGTCGAGGCGAGCGGATTCCGGCGGCTGCTCGCCCCGTTGAACGTCGCGTATGCGGAGGGCCTCGTGCGCGTCGGCCGCGCAAGCGAGGCGCGCATGCGGCTCGATGCGACGCTCGCGCGCTGCCGTGCGCACGGCGAGCATCTGTTCGTGCCGGAACTGCTGCGCGTGACGGGCGTCGCGATGCTCGAACAGGCACGCTCCGCGGCCCCCGACGTCGCGCTCGCGTACGAGGCCGACGGGCATCGTCATCTGCAGATGGCGATCCAGACCGCGAACGGGCAGGGCGCCGCGATGTGGGCGCTGCGCGGCGCGCTGGATCTCGCCGATCACCTGATCGAGCGCGGGCGCACCGCGCACGCGTCGACACTGGTCGCCGGCGTCGCGCGGCACTTCGATCCGCATTCGCGCGCGCATGACGTGCGGCGCTTGCTGCGCGTGCAGAATTTCGTGCGCCAGGACGCGCCGTCTCCGCCGTCCCGCACGCGTGCGCGCCACGACGCCGCCGACGCGGCGCAGCAGGCCGCATAG
- a CDS encoding amidohydrolase gives MLRATEPARAADLVVFNGKIATQDEQRSFVSALAVKDGRIVATGNDRDVLRHAHGDTTCIDLNGRTAIPGLVDAHLQAIRGGTHFNLELRWDGVPSLAAALDLLHRQAERTPAPHWVRVGGGWTALQFAEKRGPTVAELNAIAPDTPVFVRHLGDSAWLNAAALRAIGYGRDTPDPPGGELRRDRHGRPTGLLLARPDPAVLAAALARAPVLGAADRVNSTRQFMHALNRVGVTSAIDAGGDGLAYPDDYAAVIALARRGELTTRIAYALGARHAGREIDDFAQWIALTSPGDGDAFLRANGAGERLLFSAVDLGNFLDPRTELPASVDAELAAVVRLLVRHRWPFRLHATYDESIGRFLDVFEAVNRDTPFAGLRWCFDRCETMSDANIARVAALGGGVTVQPRMAFQGEAFIARDGAAAATRAPPIRAMLAAGLPVGAGSGALDAGSYNPFVALYWMVSGRSVGGTVLYPARNRLGRMEALRRYTVGSAWFSADEHRKGALVPGRYADFAVLSDDYFTIDMARIPQLSSVLTVVDGKVVHAEREFASLAPPPPPPVSPEWSPVADGGGTPAPGANGHGGPRAAAAGDACTEPGTDACRARCPGRRFARPRYPTASAAGGRCDACGGRCAVC, from the coding sequence GTGCTTAGAGCGACGGAACCCGCGCGCGCGGCGGACCTCGTCGTCTTCAACGGCAAGATTGCGACCCAGGACGAGCAGCGCTCGTTCGTCAGCGCACTGGCGGTGAAGGACGGGCGCATCGTCGCGACCGGCAACGATCGCGACGTGCTGCGTCATGCACACGGTGACACGACCTGCATCGACCTGAACGGCCGCACGGCGATTCCCGGCCTCGTCGACGCGCACCTGCAGGCGATCCGCGGCGGCACGCACTTCAACCTCGAGCTGCGCTGGGACGGCGTGCCGTCGCTCGCCGCCGCGCTCGACCTGCTGCATCGGCAGGCCGAGCGCACGCCCGCACCGCACTGGGTGCGCGTGGGCGGCGGCTGGACCGCGCTGCAGTTCGCGGAAAAGCGTGGCCCGACGGTGGCCGAGCTCAATGCGATCGCACCCGATACGCCGGTGTTCGTCCGGCATCTCGGCGACAGCGCGTGGTTGAATGCGGCCGCGCTGCGCGCGATCGGCTACGGGCGCGACACGCCCGATCCGCCGGGCGGCGAATTGCGGCGCGACCGCCATGGGCGGCCGACCGGGCTGCTGCTCGCGCGCCCCGATCCGGCCGTGCTGGCCGCGGCGCTCGCGCGCGCGCCGGTGCTCGGCGCGGCCGACCGGGTCAACTCGACGCGGCAGTTCATGCACGCGCTGAACCGCGTCGGCGTGACGAGCGCGATCGACGCCGGCGGCGACGGTCTGGCGTATCCGGACGATTACGCGGCGGTCATCGCGCTGGCACGCCGCGGCGAACTGACGACGCGCATCGCGTACGCGCTGGGCGCGCGGCACGCCGGCCGGGAAATCGACGACTTCGCGCAGTGGATCGCGCTGACCTCGCCCGGCGACGGCGATGCGTTCCTGCGCGCGAACGGCGCAGGCGAGCGGCTGCTGTTTTCGGCGGTCGACCTGGGGAATTTTCTCGACCCGCGCACCGAGCTGCCCGCGTCGGTCGATGCGGAACTGGCCGCCGTCGTCCGGCTGCTGGTCCGCCACCGCTGGCCGTTCCGGCTGCATGCGACCTACGACGAGTCGATCGGCCGCTTCCTCGACGTGTTCGAGGCGGTGAACCGCGATACGCCGTTCGCCGGGCTGCGCTGGTGTTTCGACCGATGCGAGACGATGTCGGATGCGAACATCGCGCGCGTGGCGGCGCTGGGCGGCGGCGTGACCGTGCAGCCGCGCATGGCGTTCCAGGGCGAGGCGTTCATCGCGCGCGACGGGGCGGCCGCGGCGACGCGCGCGCCACCGATCCGCGCGATGCTCGCGGCCGGGCTGCCGGTCGGGGCAGGCTCCGGCGCGCTGGATGCCGGGAGCTACAACCCGTTCGTCGCGCTGTACTGGATGGTGTCGGGGCGCAGCGTCGGCGGCACCGTGCTGTATCCGGCGCGCAACCGGCTCGGCCGGATGGAGGCGCTGCGCCGCTACACGGTCGGCAGCGCATGGTTCTCCGCCGACGAGCATCGCAAGGGGGCGCTGGTGCCCGGCCGTTACGCGGACTTCGCGGTGCTGAGCGACGACTATTTCACGATCGACATGGCGCGCATCCCGCAGCTGTCGTCGGTGCTGACGGTCGTCGACGGCAAGGTCGTGCACGCGGAACGGGAATTTGCGTCGCTCGCGCCGCCGCCGCCGCCGCCCGTCAGCCCCGAATGGTCGCCGGTCGCCGACGGCGGCGGCACGCCTGCGCCCGGTGCGAACGGGCACGGCGGTCCGCGCGCAGCGGCGGCGGGCGACGCGTGCACGGAACCCGGTACCGATGCGTGCCGGGCACGCTGCCCGGGGCGCCGTTTCGCGCGGCCGCGCTATCCGACGGCCAGCGCGGCCGGCGGCCGCTGCGACGCGTGCGGCGGCCGCTGCGCCGTGTGCTAG
- a CDS encoding phosphohydrolase, protein MNVAHTRAPSSADEVAGVSIPRTTLAVEAADAARASLPAALADHAARVFVFASLAARRAGEGCDPDALYVAAMYANMGLSPAYCRSPERYELDGADAAHALLVRHRRARSMRDEVWHAIALHTTPGVAARASPLARALARAVSTDLMATDFDRYTDDERAALLAAYPRGSGFRETFLAAVARGVEHRPQSTFGTWSADVLERADPDFQRPNFCGRVLGARWNDA, encoded by the coding sequence ATGAACGTTGCGCACACGCGCGCACCGTCGAGCGCCGACGAAGTGGCCGGCGTCAGCATTCCGCGCACGACGCTTGCGGTCGAGGCGGCCGACGCGGCGCGCGCATCGTTGCCTGCCGCGCTCGCCGATCATGCCGCGCGCGTGTTCGTGTTCGCGTCGCTCGCCGCGCGGCGCGCGGGCGAAGGGTGCGATCCCGATGCGCTGTACGTCGCCGCGATGTACGCGAACATGGGGCTGAGCCCCGCTTACTGCCGTTCGCCCGAACGTTACGAACTCGACGGCGCCGATGCCGCGCACGCGCTGCTGGTGCGGCATCGGCGCGCGCGCAGCATGCGCGACGAGGTATGGCACGCGATCGCGCTGCATACGACGCCCGGTGTGGCCGCGCGTGCGTCGCCGCTCGCCCGCGCGCTGGCCCGCGCCGTGTCGACGGATCTGATGGCAACCGATTTCGACCGCTACACCGACGACGAGCGCGCCGCGCTGCTCGCCGCGTACCCGCGCGGCAGCGGATTTCGCGAAACTTTCCTTGCTGCGGTCGCGCGCGGCGTCGAGCATCGGCCGCAGTCGACGTTCGGCACGTGGAGCGCCGACGTGCTCGAGCGCGCGGATCCGGATTTCCAGCGGCCGAATTTCTGCGGGCGCGTGCTGGGGGCGCGCTGGAACGACGCGTGA
- a CDS encoding alkene reductase — protein sequence MSSLLSTYDLRGLALPNRVVMGPMTRSRAPSRGLPTELMAEYYAQRASAGLIVTEATNVSRASAAFELTPGLVDDAQAAGWKVVTDAVHANGGRIFAQLWHGGRVSSLTLLGGAAPLSPSGVNDDLEQLQVWAQLQNGYYTKIHATPSRAMTTDEVVAAVDEFRQAATRAMAAGFDGVEIHAANGYLPHQFLSSTLNRRDDRYGGSVANRARFLAEIVDAVGGVMPLGRVGVRISPYAKYNNVRDADPDATLAYVGRMLDDAGVAYLHAADTNGWSGEPDLPRIVEHARRSFGGTLIVNGGISPDAANALIDAGDADLVAFARAYIANPDLVERLAARAPLAEPKNVGWYGGDRAGYVDYARHDAAESPA from the coding sequence ATGTCTTCCCTGCTCAGTACCTATGATCTGCGCGGCCTCGCGCTGCCGAACCGCGTCGTGATGGGACCGATGACACGCTCGCGCGCGCCGTCGCGCGGGCTGCCCACCGAACTGATGGCCGAGTACTACGCGCAGCGCGCGTCGGCCGGCCTGATCGTGACCGAGGCGACCAACGTCAGCCGGGCGTCCGCCGCATTCGAGCTGACACCGGGGCTCGTCGACGATGCTCAAGCCGCCGGCTGGAAGGTCGTCACCGATGCCGTGCACGCGAACGGCGGCCGGATCTTCGCGCAGCTGTGGCACGGCGGCCGGGTCAGCTCGCTGACGCTGCTGGGCGGCGCCGCGCCGCTGTCGCCGTCCGGCGTGAACGACGACCTCGAACAGCTGCAGGTATGGGCGCAGTTGCAGAACGGCTATTACACGAAGATTCACGCGACGCCGTCGCGCGCGATGACGACCGACGAAGTCGTCGCGGCCGTCGATGAATTCCGGCAAGCGGCAACGCGCGCGATGGCCGCCGGCTTCGACGGCGTCGAGATCCATGCGGCCAACGGCTACCTGCCGCACCAGTTCCTGTCGTCGACGCTGAACCGCCGCGACGATCGCTACGGTGGCTCGGTCGCGAACCGCGCGCGCTTTCTCGCGGAAATCGTCGACGCGGTCGGCGGCGTGATGCCGCTCGGCCGTGTCGGCGTGCGGATCTCGCCGTACGCGAAGTACAACAACGTGCGCGATGCCGATCCGGATGCGACGCTCGCGTACGTCGGCCGGATGCTCGACGACGCGGGTGTCGCCTACCTGCACGCGGCCGACACCAACGGCTGGAGCGGCGAGCCCGACCTGCCGCGTATCGTCGAGCACGCGCGCCGGTCATTCGGCGGCACGCTGATCGTCAACGGCGGCATTTCACCGGACGCGGCGAACGCGCTGATCGACGCAGGCGACGCCGATCTCGTCGCGTTCGCGCGCGCCTATATCGCGAACCCCGATCTCGTCGAGCGCCTCGCCGCACGCGCCCCGCTCGCGGAGCCGAAAAACGTCGGCTGGTACGGCGGCGACCGCGCGGGCTACGTCGACTATGCGCGGCACGACGCGGCCGAATCGCCCGCGTAA